TAAGTCCAGCATGTTTCTTCTTTCCAGCTCAGTCTGAGTTCTGCGGTGCACCTCACCGATCGCCATGACAATGGTGCGAATGATTGGTTCTGCCTCCTCGTgagtattcacacacaccaagctgAGCAATACTGTGTGTTCAGGCATGGCCTTAAAGGCGAGGCGTGCCACCCTCTGTAGCAGCCATGGGTGATATGGTGCTAATGCTTCATTGTATGCTTCTTCACAAACCTCACCCAGGCTTTTCCCCAAATGTTCAGGCTCCAGCCACAGCTTCATCAGCAGCAGCTGCAACCACATCAATGATCTATGGAGGCGGAGCAAAGTACGACTGCCAGATGGCGTCTGTTTGTCAAAGCTGACCACACCCAAGTGAAGCTCGGTATCCAGCATGGAGCTCACAGAATGGTAAGTGTGGCTGTAGGGATTGAGGGTTAGAAGTGGGGAGTTTGTGGGGGGCGGAGCCAGTAATCTATGTTTTGCAGAATCCTCCTCAGCCAGATGGCGAATTAGAGTGATCTTCTCCTGGACTTTGTAGGTGAAAAAACCAACCAGAGGACCGAGGGCTTCCATAAACCTGTGAAGAACCACACTACGTCACTACACTTAATGAAATTAGGCAAATGAGAAGGAATAAATGACACTAGCTAGCTCTTACTTAAGTAGCTCCTCCCAGCAGAGCAGGT
The DNA window shown above is from Hemibagrus wyckioides isolate EC202008001 linkage group LG15, SWU_Hwy_1.0, whole genome shotgun sequence and carries:
- the gltpd2a gene encoding ceramide-1-phosphate transfer protein isoform X1, whose translation is MKSLLYQYFLVAAIMTLLLFLTSLWLPQGTLLDCESLWFPCLIDSNSKQPPPPPCSHIQVPKAVVVGSDVKTIANIIKKSDVINPKPFIIPDCPEQHFQVSHLLLYLDSALGPASDVLLEPYLLCWEELLKFMEALGPLVGFFTYKVQEKITLIRHLAEEDSAKHRLLAPPPTNSPLLTLNPYSHTYHSVSSMLDTELHLGVVSFDKQTPSGSRTLLRLHRSLMWLQLLLMKLWLEPEHLGKSLGEVCEEAYNEALAPYHPWLLQRVARLAFKAMPEHTVLLSLVCVNTHEEAEPIIRTIVMAIGEVHRRTQTELERRNMLDLP
- the gltpd2a gene encoding ceramide-1-phosphate transfer protein isoform X2; amino-acid sequence: MKSLLYQYFLVAAIMTLLLFLTSLWLPQGTLLDCESLWFPCLIDSNSKVPKAVVVGSDVKTIANIIKKSDVINPKPFIIPDCPEQHFQVSHLLLYLDSALGPASDVLLEPYLLCWEELLKFMEALGPLVGFFTYKVQEKITLIRHLAEEDSAKHRLLAPPPTNSPLLTLNPYSHTYHSVSSMLDTELHLGVVSFDKQTPSGSRTLLRLHRSLMWLQLLLMKLWLEPEHLGKSLGEVCEEAYNEALAPYHPWLLQRVARLAFKAMPEHTVLLSLVCVNTHEEAEPIIRTIVMAIGEVHRRTQTELERRNMLDLP